In the genome of Euleptes europaea isolate rEulEur1 chromosome 7, rEulEur1.hap1, whole genome shotgun sequence, one region contains:
- the EXOC8 gene encoding exocyst complex component 8: MALCLGEVAAVGGSRLRRQLESGSYAAEEYVKVLSQQSDGDRDLQEHRQRIQALSEETAQSLKRNVYQNYRQFIETAREISYLESEMYQLSHILTEQKGIMEAVAQALLQQASTADRDDPALGGARRAAADPHANPFLPLSAKDAAASEEGRQRTLTTLLEKVEGCRDLLPESPGKYLVYNGDLVEYDADHMVQVQRVHAFLMNDCLLVAAWLPNRRGAYRYDALYPLDGLAVVNVKDNPPMKDMFKLLMFPESRIFQAENAKIKKEWLEVLEETKRNRVLSEKRRLEQEAPSRAPPPTLPEATNPFEVDEEEEATPEEEMVDLSLEWIQELPEDLDVCIAQRDFEGAVDLLDKLNEYLGEKRVTQLVRDLRAKVDERIRQLTDVLVFELSPDRSLRGGPRATRRAVSQLIRLGQSTKACELFLRNREAAVHTAIRQLRIEGATLLYIHKLCHVFFTSLLETAREFETDFSGNSGCYSAFVVWARSAMRMFVDAFSKQVFDSKESLSTAAECVKVAKEHCKQLSEIGLDLTFIIHTLLVKDIKGALQSYKDIIIEATKHRNSEEMWRRMNLMTPEALGKLREEMRSCGVTSFDQYTGDDCWVNLSYTVVAFTKQTMAFLEEALKLYFPELHMVLLESLLEIILVAVQHVDYSLRCEQDPEKKAFIRQNASFLYETVLPVVEKRFEEGVGKPAKQLQDLRNASRLMRINPESTTSVV; this comes from the exons ATGGCGCTGTGTCTGGGCGAGGTGGCGGCGGTGGGCGGGAGCCGGCTGAGGCGGCAGCTGGAGTCCGGCAGCTACGCGGCCGAGGAGTACGTGAAGGTCCTCTCCCAGCAGTCGGACGGCGACCGGGACCTGCAGGAGCACCGGCAGCGCATCCAGGCGCTGAGCGAGGAGACGGCGCAGAGCCTCAAGCGCAACGTCTACCAGAACTACCGGCAGTTCATCGAGACGGCCCGCGAGATCAGCTACCTGGAGAGCGAGATGTACCAGCTCAGCCACATCCTCACCGAGCAGAAGGGCATCATGGAGGCCGTCGCCCAGGCCCTCCTGCAGCAGGCCAGCACCGCCGACCGCGACGACCCCGCCCTGGGGGGCGCCCGGCGCGCGGCCGCCGACCCCCACGCCAACCCTTTCCTGCCCCTCTCGGCCAAGGACGCCGCTGCGAGCGAGGAGGGCCGGCAGCGGACCCTCACGACCCTCCTGGAGAAGGTGGAGGGCTGCCGGGACCTGCTCCCCGAGAGCCCCGGCAAGTACCTGGTCTACAACGGTGACCTCGTGGAGTACGATGCGGACCATATGGTCCAGGTGCAGAGGGTGCATGCCTTCCTGATGAACGACTGCCTGCTGGTGGCGGCCTGGCTGCCCAACCGGCGCGGCGCTTACCGCTACGATGCCCTGTACCCGCTTGATGGCCTGGCGGTGGTCAACGTGAAGGACAATCCGCCTATGAAGGACATGTTCAAATTGCTTATGTTCCCCGAAAGCCGCATCTTCCAAGCTGAGAACGCCAAGATCAAGAAAGAGTGGCTGGAAGTGTTGGAGGAGACCAAGAGGAATCGTGTCCTCAGTGAGAAGCGAAGGCTGGAACAGGAGGCCCCCTCACGGGCTCCTCCCCCAACTCTACCAGAGGCCACCAATCCTTTTGAGGtggatgaggaagaggaggcaaCTCCAGAAGAAGAGATGGTGGATCTGTCTCTAGAATGGATTCAGGAGTTGCCTGAAGATCTAGATGTCTGCATCGCTCAGAGAGACTTTGAAGGAGCCGTTGACTTGTTGGATAAGCTGAATGAGTATCTGGGAGAGAAGCGTGTGACACAGCTAGTCAGGGACTTAAGAGCCAAAGTGGACGAAAGAATCCGGCAGCTCACGGACGTGCTGGTGTTTGAGCTGTCTCCGGATAGGTCTCTGCGAGGCGGGCCCAGAGCTACACGGCGGGCTGTTTCCCAGCTCATCCGCTTGGGTCAGTCAACCAAGGCATGTGAACTTTTCTTGAGGAACAGAGAAGCTGCTGTCCACACAGCCATCCGACAGTTACGCATTGAAGGCGCCACTCTGCTGTACATTCACAAGCTCTGCCATGTCTTCTTTACCAGCCTGTTGGAGACTGCCAGAGAGTTTGAAACAGACTTCTCTGGCAACAGCGGGTGCTATTCTGCTTTTGTTGTCTGGGCCCGGTCCGCTATGAGGATGTTTGTGGATGCCTTCAGTAAGCAGGTGTTTGACAGTAAGGAAAGCTTATCCACTGCTGCTGAGTGTGTAAAG gtggCAAAGGAACACTGCAAACAGCTCAGCGAGATTGGCCTGGATCTGACCTTCATCATCCACACCCTGCTTGTGAAGGATATCAAAGGCGCTTTGCAGAGCTACAAGGATATCATCATCGAGGCCACAAAGCACCGTAACTCTGAGGAGATGTGGCGGAGAATGAACCTGATGACCCCGGAGGCTTTAGGGAAGCTTAGGGAGGAGATGCGGAGCTGCGGCGTGACCAGTTTTGACCAGTACACCGGCGACGACTGCTGGGTGAATCTTAGCTACACCGTGGTGGCCTTCACCAAACAGACCATGGCTTTCTTGGAGGAAGCACTCAAACTGTACTTCCCAGAATTGCACATGGTCCTGCTGGAAAGCCTGTTGGAGATTATCCTTGTAGCTGTCCAGCATGTTGACTATAGTTTACGGTGCGAACAGGACCCTGAGAAGAAAGCCTTCATCAGGCAGAATGCATCTTTCCTTTACGAAACTGTCCTTCCTGTAGTGGAGAAGAGATTTGAAGAAGGGGTTGGAAAGCCAGCTAAGCAACTGCAAGATCTGAGGAATGCTTCAAGACTGATGCGTATTAATCCTGAAAGTACTACCTCTGTGGTCTGA
- the SPRTN gene encoding DNA-dependent metalloprotease SPRTN: MDGDFLLALRLQEEWEAEDGGPAQVVAAGVVAAAATARPSASPPPPRPLSVVDEAWELLDPSPDVRGLFMEFNESLFWGRLAAVEVKWSPRMTLCAGLCCYEGRGGMCSIRLSEPLLKLRPRKDLVETLLHEMIHALLFVTHNNKDHDSHGPEFCKHMNRINHLTGANITIYHEFNEEVDSYRQHWWRCNGPCQSRKPYFGYVKRAMNRAPSANDLWWSEHQQTCGGTFTKIKEPENYSKKGTEKNQGKLPADDKGKARGVGKQSVIPFSGKGFVLGVRSGESSLQRTTSPNRELFSSQQHSSPGLKGPNPKKEIEFEPSVSCIDTGRTLYCSEKNNHVSTIKLPKVSVANTKAYINVNGSPIRKTSFNAGRSSLFATNAKYISPPFKETQKRTLPEATVSTPGRQTTSQGNSSMHAYRVPPKQAKMEDKGAFANYFIKKSAPGQTSPSVKSKAESASYDYSATCASDPTRKVSCPVCHSPVLEAKINEHLDSCL, encoded by the exons ATGGACGGCGACTTCTTGCTGGCGCTGCGGCTGCAGGAGGAGTGGGAGGCGGAGGATGGCGGCCCGgctcaggtggtggcagcaggggtggtggcagcagcggcGACCGCCAggccttctgcttctcctccgCCGCCGCGGCCGCTGTCTGTGGTGGACGAAGCCTGGGAGCTGCTGGACCCCAGCCCGGACGTGCGGGGCCTCTTCATGGAGTTCAACGAGTCCCTTTTCTGGGGGCGCCTGGCCGCCGTGGAGGTGAAGTGGAGCCCGCGGATGACCCT GTGTGCCGGGCTTTGCTGCTATGAAGGGCGAGGTGGAATGTGCTCCATCCGACTCAGCGAGCCACTCTTAAAGTTACGGCCAAGGAAAGATCTTGTAGAG ACTCTCTTGCATGAAATGATTCATGCCTTGTTGTTTGTCACTCACAATAACAAAGATCACGATTCCCATGGCCCAGAGTTCTGCAAACACATGAATCGAATCAATCACTTAACTGGTGCCAATATTACG ATCTACCATGAGTTTAATGAGGAGGTGGATTCTTATCGTCAGCATTGGTGGCGATGTAATGGTCCCTGTCAAAGTAGAAAACCATATTTCGGATATGTGAAGCGTGCAATGAATAGGGCGCCATCTGCCAATGACCTCTGGTGGTCTGAACACCAACAGACCTGCGGGGGGACATTCACTAAAATCAAAGAGCCAGAGAACTATTCAAAGAAAGGCACAGAGAAAAACCAAGGAAAACTCCCAGCTGATGACAAAG GAAAAGCTCGTGGAGTTGGTAAACAAAGCGTAATTCCTTTTAGCGGAAAAGGATTTGTGCTTGGGGTAAGAAGTGGAGAATCATCGTTACAGAGAACCACAAGTCCCAACAGGGAGCTGTTCAGTTCACAGCAACATTCATCACCTGGCTTGAAAGGACCAAATCCTAAAAAAGAAATAGAATTTGAACCAAGTGTTTCCTGTATAGACACTGGCCGTACACTTTATTGCAGCGAAAAAAATAATCATGTTTCCACCATCAAACTTCCTAAAGTATCGGTTGCTAATACAAAAGCATATATTAATGTTAATGGCTCGCCAATCAGGAAAACTTCTTTTAATGCTGGGAGATCAAGTTTATTCGCAACAAATGCAAAGTACATTTCTCCGCCTTTTAAGGAGACGCAGAAAAGAACACTTCCTGAAGCAACTGTATCAACTCCAGGACGTCAGACCACATCTCAAGGAAATAGTAGCATGCATGCTTATAGAGTGCCCCCAAAACAGGCAAAAATGGAAGACAAAGGTGCATTTGCAAATTACTTCATAAAGAAATCAGCTCCAGGGCAGACTAGCCCATCTGTGAAGAGCAAGGCTGAATCTGCATCCTATGACTACTCTGCTACTTGTGCAAGTGATCCGACAAGAAAAGTTAGTTGCCCTGTCTGCCATTCTCCGGTTTTGGAAGCTAAAATTAATGAGCACTTAGATTCTTGTCTCTGA